Below is a window of Tolypothrix bouteillei VB521301 DNA.
ACTCTTACTGGGTACAAAGTCGATATTTAGAACCTTGTACCAAAACAGGAACCTCTATTTTACTCCTGTATGATGAATTAGGTTTTCCATTTACCGTGCAAACTGTGACATTTGCACCAGGTACTGTGTCAACAATTCACAATCATGGAACTTGGGGTGTAGTCGCAGTCTTAAAAGGCGAAGAGAGAAATACTTTTTGGCAGCGAATCCCTCATTCAGATTCTCAAGACAAAATTGACCGAACTGGAGAACTGACTCTCTTCCCTGGAGATATTATTAGCTTTACTCCTGATGCTATTCACAGCGTAGAAGCAGTTGGCGAGCAACCAACTGTAACTTTTAATATTTATGGAGAAACTCGTATGCGAGAAAGATTTGAGTTCGATCCAGTTAACTTTACTGCTAAAAATTTTTAACTGAATTAGCAGGTTGTTAGTTGTTGTTTATGACCACTAAGAACTAACTACTAACCACTAACCATTGATGGAGATAACTTTATGGCAAGAATCATTTTTTATGAAAAACCAGGCTGTAGAGGTAGTGTTAAGCAAAAAACTTTACTAACTGCTGCAGGTCATCAAGTTGTAGCTTACAATTTATTGACCGAACCTTGGACGGCGGAACGTTTGCGCTCATTTTTTGGCGATCGCCCCGTGTCTGAATGGTTTAATCGCACTGCTCCACGAGTACAATCCGGAGAGATAGTTCCTGACAAGCTCGATGCTGAAAGCGCTTTGCTACTCATGCTTAAAGACCCTATACTCATTCGTCGTCCTTTGATTGAAGTTGGCGATCGTCGTGAGGTCGGTTTTGATGTGGAACTCCTAGATGGATGGATTGGTTTAAAGCCTGTAGATGAGTCTTTGAAAGAAGTGAGTGAGACTCTCATGCAACAAGACTTGCAAAATTGTGCTCACGGACACGGACACGGACACAGCGAGCACAAACACGAACACGGTTCTGGCTCTTGCAAGCACTAGTGGATAAGTTGTGAGGTATTTAATTTTCTCATGTTGGCTGAAGGGGGATAGTAGGAGAAGATTTGGCTGACCGCTCTCTCGTTTCTGATGGTTCGTCATATAAATTCTCATAAGCAATCCCTTTGCCAGCCCTACAGACTGGAAGTCTGTGGCTACATAAAACAAGCCCACCTGCGTGGGCTAAAACCTAAAGCCCACGCAGGTGGGCTTTGTTTGTGCCGAGGCAGCGCGTTGCCCAGAGCAGCGCCGTGCGGAGAGAAGTTGCGGCTTGGGGGTTTCCCCCAATAGCAAACTTCGGAGGGTTCCCCCCGTTGAGGCGACTGCGGGGGGTTCCCCCCGTTGTAGCGC
It encodes the following:
- a CDS encoding cupin, with the translated sequence MKGRDWFVTDDGQYQACQSVRPWDLLRENYRLYRFLTEVEDVLSSIEDETSQLPEIRMLVRRLIVNSYWVQSRYLEPCTKTGTSILLLYDELGFPFTVQTVTFAPGTVSTIHNHGTWGVVAVLKGEERNTFWQRIPHSDSQDKIDRTGELTLFPGDIISFTPDAIHSVEAVGEQPTVTFNIYGETRMRERFEFDPVNFTAKNF
- a CDS encoding ArsC/Spx/MgsR family protein, encoding MARIIFYEKPGCRGSVKQKTLLTAAGHQVVAYNLLTEPWTAERLRSFFGDRPVSEWFNRTAPRVQSGEIVPDKLDAESALLLMLKDPILIRRPLIEVGDRREVGFDVELLDGWIGLKPVDESLKEVSETLMQQDLQNCAHGHGHGHSEHKHEHGSGSCKH